The nucleotide window GTGACAAGTTTATTTTAAACTAACTTAGAGTACTTAAGTAGAATTTAAGGTTTGTGAAtcttaaacaacagtttcatACTGTGATGGACACATGGGAAGTTaattcttattttattaattaaaataatcaaatattaaaattaaaaatattctttttttcatttctttgtttttttatttaatatttttatttttattccatAATTAAATAATCAAACAAAGCTATAAGAAAGTTGAAACTCGAGGATCATGACTAAACACCGAGGTGGCGAGGAGGCAATAAATATGTAACATCTCGTGCGGtaaggaaaaataatttattattgaaGGCAGGGCAACTTGATCAAATAGGGGGTAAGAATGAACTGAGTCatatattaaaattgaaataagtgaaactaatcattagaggcgccttttggtagaatTGCCTAGAGAGTTAGAAGAATTCCAggattaagcgtgctcgcttgagagaatcCTAGTATGGGCGATCTTCTAGAAAGTTTTtcattctacctatgggacaaaaccgtaagGCTCAGGATGGAGTAGACAAAAGCGGACAATTCATCTAGTGATTGGAGTAGAGGTGTTACAAAATATACAGAGTGTTTGGTTTGGTTCTATCATAAATTTTAGagttaatttcaaataaattatttatagctagaatttatttgaaatgaattatgatatAACTTAAAATGTAGACATTAATTGAATTTTATATAAttcatatttaagtataattttagaattaaattcatttatcattattttttaaattacctttaaaaataaaattaaaaactatAATTTTTTACATAACAAACATATAAAaccaattaataatataataagaaatataaaataaatttacatattcCATAATACAAGagattatataacaatataaataGTTTCATTATTAAGTGcacaataattttaaatattagaaagttaaaaaaaatataaaatattttatactaATAGTGATATTAATGTTACTTTTGTATTTTAAACAATAATATAAAGTATTTAAGTAGAATTTAAGGTTTGTGAATCTTAAAAAAGAGTTTCATACTGTGATGGACACATGGGcagttaatttttattaaatttgtttttACCATTTAAGTAGAAccgaaaatctttttaataaaaatattttaatataatatattattatgtaaattttatgagatttattttaaatttcttcaaatttaataaaaattaattcttaaatatgaccaatttttaaaattgaattttatttttttaaaatactcaTGAATTTCACGATAATTTTGTGTTTTGGAACTCAACCAAACAAGCTCGTGATGTCCTTGAAAGGAGAACCAGATCGAGTCACATCGCTATCGCCATGTTTATAGAAGGGAAGCACAATCCTAATCTACCTGCCAACTTCAAGAAGATATTGCTGTTCAATTGAAGAAGCTTGTTGCTAGTGGCAAGCTTGTTAAGGTTAAAAACTCCTTTAAGCTCCCTCCCAAGATTACTTTTGTCTCTGAACGAAGAACAGCAAAACAGAGATGAATAAAGTATAGAGGAAGAAAAACAAGAAGATTGGAGATGGCAATTGATTTATCAAATATGTGGTAATGAGTATAGCCTCAACCCATAATGTATTTGGAAGATTTGACTATAATAGCAAGGCTCTAGCAACCTGTAGTAGGTGTTTATGCTTGCAAGTGGCAACCTGTAGTAGTAGCAACCACCCCATTTTGTTGAGGGGTGTGAGGACATGACCTTTGATGAAGAATTTCAGGATTCTAAAACAAAAATCGACCCATTTTGTTGAGGGGTGTGAGGACATGACCTTTGATGAAGAATTTCAGGATTCTAAAACAAAAATCGACAAGAGAAATTAACAAATTCTGAACCGTTATCTGAATGAATAGATTTGAACTTCTTCTTGCTGGCATTGAGTATCAACTTAGATTTAGGAACATTTTAAGATGTGTGAAGGTTAGAGTTTTATCCCCTAGTAAGAAGGTCCATGTTGCCCTGCTAAAATCACTGATCCAGAAAGCGACGGTTAAGGCAGCTAAGAAATAGGGAAGTCGTGCGTGCTTGTTGAGTTATTTTATTGTATAGAATATGTAAATTTGGCACTTTGGGGTTTAACAGTGCAAATACAATTGAATGAAATcggattttctctctttttctctggtAATTTTGTTCcagttatttattatttattttttttaattttttttttcaattactaACAAGCTTCTCCAATTGAATAAGCACATACTCGGTTCACAAAATTAGAATTCACGAGTTAAAAGAATTTGAGGCTGGGTTTTTCAAAACTGGATCACTTCAAGCTACAAGTGTTTGCAGATGGCGGGTTTTCAATCATTTGAATTGCCATTTTGAGCTCTAATTGCAGGGCAGATCTCGAAGGGGCCAAGATGATATCTTTCCAAACCGTGCCGGATTCGTATATTGGGGAAGGGTCAGAATAAAGCTCGTAGATAGATTCTGCATCAGAGTTTATACTGCTCACATTTGTCAAGCATTTGATATCTACTGGATCAATTAGCAACTTGCTGTCTGCGTCTTTCCTCGCTATCAACTGCATTTTATACCAAACAAAAGTGAGCGTACATTGTTGTGTTAAGCATTTCCAGAAATCAGTGTAGAGTAGAATCAAACTAGAAAATGAGGGCTTAGATTTTGTTGAAATGTAGAGCATAAAAGGCCCATTTCTTGAAATCTTACCGTAGGTGGTCCTCCCACTGCATTGGTGCAATATAGCCTGGCATTGTCAACAAGTTCGCAGTATCTTGGAAATGCAGCAGCAAATCTCTGGTGGGACTTCAACTGTGAACCAACCCTCACAGCTCTTCTGGTTATTATGGCTCTCCTGTTCaaattcccaaaaaaaaaaaaaaaaaaacaattccaATTGGATTCTCTGTAAAATATATTCCTACTCCATGTagaaaatgacaatgtttagattTAAACCTGATGCCTCTAACAACAGCAAGATAAGCATCACAAACAACTCCAACCATCTCTATCCTGTATGGTTTCCTTTCCTGAATTTCATCTTCCTCTCTTTCCCAGTAATTTTCAATAATGGTTCCATCCTCAACCACCTTGTATCCGATTCCCATTCGATACCTGTTTTTGTGCACGTTACGTGCCATTGCAATCGTCTGGTCAACAAAAGGCTCCCATGAGAGTGTACCATCCATGATCACATCTCTACCTTCGTTCAACGCAGTAACTAGCAGAGATGATGCAGCATCAGTTGATGATTGGTGCACCTAATGCATATAAACAAGATTACTCAGTGCGAAATTTAACACCTTATAAGCAGGAGAAAGAGAATGAGAGAGAGATGCAGTACGTACCAATTCAGCTGTTTGAAGCAAGTCATCGTGATGACCCATAGCGCTTATGGCTCTGTAAATAACATCTGATTCTTTAAATGCATCAGCCTCTACTATTACCGGTGCTGCTCCTGACCAGAATGACCTGCCAAATTATCAATCTAACATTATTTATTCaatattcataaaaataaatattatttatagtGGGGATCGATAAATGTActctttgagaatttctttgatgACAGTGCTCTTGCCAGCACCCATACCACCACCCATAAGGAGAAGCACCGGACTTCTCTCACTCAGGGCCATCGGCACCATCAAATCTGAACTCTGTGAATCACCCTTGCCGATTGCTTTCATCTCCTCCACCAGCGTAGAGAATACCCTTGTCACCTTTAAGTCCTTGGTCACCCTATCAAATCTTTGTTTCCTACCAAATCAAATAGTGCCAGAAAAAATCCAATTGATTAGTTACAAAAGAAAGAACAAAttataacatttttttttatgaattatgcaagttctaattattattattacctaATTAAAGAAATTATTCAGAGCAgtaatacaataaataaatcatttaaattaagCGGTGGGTTTGTCACTCTTTTTGGTAAAATTTGTTAGGGGATCACAAGGCTACACCTCATAAATTCCCAGAATAATGTACTTTGTAGTTGGTAGTACTACAAGAtcgatcttaaaaaaaaaaaaaatcactagaTTTTATAACCAACTGGATTCTACGTGGAATGATTTCTTACAATATTTCAATTTGCTATAGAAGGCATCGAGGAAAGGGTAAATTACATAATATACTATTAATGAACAAGAGCGTAAATGATAATGATGCAATATTTGCTACACACTATAATAAAAGATATTGCAGATATAAAGAAGAAGCTTTAATTACCTTGTGGCTGCCATTACAAAGTCTTTCAGCTTTGGCTTCTTCTCTGATTCATCGTTGATCACCTGCCATAATTGGCTTATAATCGTTTAGCTTATCATTGATTCAAGGATAGTGATGAAAGATGATGGATGAATTATATGTGTACCTGAGTGATCAAATGAGAAACCTGAGTCCAATGGAAGGCAAAGTAACAGAGGATGCATCTTTCAAACTCTTCTATAAGCTTCACATACAGAGACTCTGCCTTAGCTTCATTAGCAAAATATTCGTAGATGTTAGCCTCACAATCCTTGGATTTCCTTAAATAATCATAAGCCAACTTGCATAGCCGTGCACACTCATTTGGATCTGTAAATCCCAGTTGCCTAGCTGCACCACAATCGAAACATATCACTCTCTCTTCTTCTCAAGAATACAAAGAAACAagaaagaagagaagggagaatcTTTTTCGTGTAATCACCAACATAGTGAGAGAATCTTTCAAGATTTCCAACACGACCAGATTCTGTCCTGTCCAGCTTTGGGATGATGTTTAGTGCATCCCTTCTAGCTTTCGACCTTTTCCGGAAATATTTTGTAGCAGCGGCGGTGGCAATCCCCAAGAAGGAGGCAACGAGAACCCGAGTGAGGATGACCTTTCCATGCCCGTAACCTGAAGAACAGAGTAAAGAAGTCTTTGTTATTGATACAAATGGCTCTGTGTAAAAGAcaaattaagagagagagagagagagagagtgaggaggCTCACCATGCTGCATCTTGTTGAATTGGGAAATGGATTTCTAGATGACTTTACTGGTTAGACTAACAGCATCATTATTTGTTGTAGCAAGTGGGTTTCTGTAAATAGCCTTTCCCATAACAGAcaaaaatggatttttttttgcCCAAAAACACCATAGCTATCTTCACGATTAAAATGAACGCGAATAGcaatattaattcattaaataaataaataaatcatgagTACATGGAAGTTTCAAATGTGAACAGAGACATTTTTATTTAAGTGGAGAAACCATGTGCAGTAATTTTGATTTGTATAATCAATATTCTTGATTAGTGCTTTGTTAAACCATGATTAAATAATTGGTACACTTAACTTGATTTCAAGTTAAATAATTAACCTTTAATTATGTTTCCTATGCTTTTTTTATTCAatggaaattttaataaattaaataataattaataaataaattatataataagaaataatacaTTAATAATTGATGAGttatgtaataaaaaataattattttttaaataatttccatAATATGATAAATGTCATACTTATCAAATGAAGAGATTTGAATTCCATGAAGATTTATAGCATGACCATGTCtatatttttttttccctctAGAATGATTGTCTTTATGCGGGTGTAGATTATAATGGATTGTAGTTGATTTGACTTGATGTATGCTTTAGCTTTCACAACAACGATGGGTACATATGCACCTTTATCTATGAAGCTGTAAATCTcatctttatatttttatattataattatatgatacactaaaataatgcaaaattttaattgacttgGTGTACTCTATAATTTGTCAGCTTATGCACACTAGACCTCGGCCATTGGATCAACTGTAAACCGTTTGATTTCAATTTCCTTCCTATAAAACAATCTACTATAGCAAAATATACACACCATTTATATAGATACGGTTGAATTCTTTTTGCATTTTGAGAATCCTGGTTCTCTGTATTCAAATTGTGAACGGCTACAGGCTGTTAACCCTTTTAGggcctgtttggtttaactgttgaatacaactgatagctgttagctgatagctgttactgttagctgatagctgatgatagctgttttatgttaagtgtttggtaaaattatatttagctgttgctgttgatatgtgaaatgactaataagggtatatatcatataatttattttattatttaaataaatataaaattataaatttattatattatatttaatatataattattaaattaatatattatattatttaaataaatatataattattaatcttttatattatatcatttattttattattgaaataagaaaataattattttttaagataattaaataattttaaaaatataaataaaataataaaataattattattgttaatagaaaaatttataattaattttaagtttttagatataaataaatattttatattttatgttattaataaaaaatattttatcaaaattaaaatacgttaattaaaatattaaaatttaaaataaaaaataaaaatattaataatattaattttctaattaaataaaaaaggataatatggtcaaaataaaaaataaaaccaaatcagctatcagctgatgagaaacagctctaaaaatagagctgatacaaactgcagctgatgggtatcatatcagttgcccatcagctatcagctctatttttttgaGCTTGCCAAACACTATATTTtacctgtttgggtgtctatcagctatcagctgcatccaacaggtaaaccaaacacccccttagTCTCAATATAAACAGGATTGAATTCAAATGATCATACGCAAAACAGCTGAAATCCATCAATCGAGACAGCATATATCAGGGAATATGGACTTTGAAGAGGCACTGTTAAAAACATATGTTCTGAAACGTTCGTTTGTTACAGGTATGTCGTTGAGTCGGTAACTTGGTGGCTGAGTCTTTATCTCGTAATGCAAGAAGATAGGCTGGTAGACCTATTTGCATCCCTCACCCAAAAAGGGGAAAAACAGAAAAGGTAAGGCAGCAGATGGTGCAGCAGCAACACCACTTAATCACAAGGTCTATATACATTCACCAAGCAGAGAACTTCCATCTCATTTGAATtcaagataaataaaaaattcaaataaaaggaaataaaatataaacTTTATCTACGAAGAACAAACATTGCTCACCTTTGGCATCGCTTCTAACTTTACATTTGTATAAGAAGCGACTCCAAACTCATCTGCAATTGAGTTATGCCTAAAATCCTAACATTTTCTTCTCTTCAACTTTCAATCTTAAATCTTCTTTGGAAGGCAACTTGCCACCACTCCTTGAGGTAGCAGCCCACCACGCCACAAGCTCATCCTGCAAAATGCAGAGATGGATTCAGCCACAAGTTCAAGAAAAGATAAGCTGCAAGCAATAATTAAACACATGTCCCCACCACACCCAACCCCCCACAACACCACACCTCCGGCCCACCACGCCCACCACCCCACCCCCCCTCTTTCCTTGCTTACATTAATGTCTTATCAACTTAGAAAACTTTTTCCTAGATGAAAATAAAATAGCCATATAAATTTATTGCAGTGGATGAAAGGGTTTGAGCTCATAAATTCTAACAGAAATAAATTGATCATAGTTCATTTTCAAGCTATTAGTTTAGACAACATAAATTCACAGTGAGCATTTGAAACAACATGCCAGAAAATCTAGTCTGATTTTTACCTCAAGGAAATCATGGTTGGAGACATATTGACTTTCAACTAGACATTTGATTCCACCAAGGTTGACACCAATagattttttggatttatgtGGTGAACTCTCCATTTGTGCTCCTGTGCActcaaacaaagaaaaaaaattgctaAATGAGCCACTGTGAAACACTAGCAGCACTGATGGTGTGCCATCTGAATGAAATATTTTGAtaggaaatgtgaaaatcatcTACCAATTCAATACAGAATGTACGATTTTAGCCATACCAATAATGCAAGCTACATAATATCCAGTTTCCCCAAGTCCCTCTTTCCACTTCCCAAGACGCAAGCGCAAGAAGAAACCATCAAGATGTGGGAGTGGCATGTGGGAGTTTGTCCATCTGATGCCCATGCAACATAGAATAATCAGTAAGAGATTAGAAGAGATTTATTGAGatcagtttaaaatgcaaaaacgAAATTATTTCAGAAGGTtctagaaaataaaaggaaatgagACTTGATGTTGCTGGAGCATCCCAATATTTGAGTTAGTACATATTTAGGTACTAATATGTCAAGTCTGCGTCACCCAGGCGATTGAAGCTTTAGCATCGTATTGACAGTTTATCAACTCTTTTCATTAGCAATGTATTTCTCCCACAACAGACACTCTGAGTAATTCGGATTGTAAATTCAACTGCCTGGTATATGTGTAAAAATGCATGGTATCTATTGAACAGACGTAAAGCAATGCCATCTTATCTGGTTGTCTTAAAATAAACAGAAAGATCAATATAATCACGTATGATACAAACAATTTCAGGAGGGAAAAAAACTAACCAAGGCTTACCATTTTGGAATTTGTTTTAGAGTGAAATGTCATTTAATGCTTACAAGCTAATTGCTAGGTAAAGTTCTCAAAAATTGGTATGGAAAATGAGTTTACCAAGGAAAGATTGATTAATATGAATTGCTTACTTGAGAATATCTGTTCGGGACAAACGAAGCTTTCTTATGGCATCAAAGATTCCCTTTGGTACTTCAGAAATCTGGCCCTTGCCAGATTCACATAAAGGTGCCAGTAGGTTTTCTTTCAACTTTTTCTCCCTGGAACTTGAAGCAATTTCTTTGCCAACAAATTTTacattcaattttatttttccaGAATTAACAGCTTCATTCAATTTCCAGGTCAAATTCAGATTTTTCTCCATTGCAGAATCATTCCTGTCACAAACTGCAAGTGGACCAGCAGTAGTATCTTTTATCCTTGTATTGTCTTCATTTCTTGCATTAAACTCCATTTTGCTAGGACCGCATTGGTTGACCAAAGAAGCATCACATTCTGCTTGATTCCTTACTCTTGAACATGCACCAGGACATGCAACAGCCCAATGGTTGAGCTGAAAGCATCTGATACACACACAAGTCAATTCTTTTACCCCattatatgaattaatatttcTCAGAAGATCTTCAAGCTCAGTATCAGTTATCCCTGAACATTCTTGCAAATGGTGACCCTTTATGCCACAAAAAAGGCAGGTCATGATTGCATGAGCTGGTTCATCTGATGGAGCAAAGTGGTTGAGGGCGTCCAGTCTCCCAGCAAAGACAGAAGCCATTGCCTCCGAATTTTTGAATCTTGGGGCAGGTATGATAGGTTTCAGTTTATACATGGACTTCTCATCATGGAGTCCTTTGATTTTAGAGGAACCAAATGAAGAGTCAGTAGCAGTACCACTATTTCCCTCATGCTGAGGCTCTTCATTTTCATGCTCATCAAAAGAAACAAGAGGGTTCAGCATTTGAGGTTTCTGCCTCCGGCCATCAGAAGAGCAGTCGAGAGCCTCACCAGTACTTCTTTTGGAAGGATCCTGGTTCAACAAAGGACCAGACTTTTTTGGAGAAAACCGAGCTATCAACAAACTTTCCAATGGGTCACCTTTGTGACCAAACTTACAGGCTATCTTTCCTTCAAATGGTggttcagaatcaattttctcaatACTGTATGTCTTATGTTTACCCTGAGAAGAATTGGAGCCTGTTCCATCTTTCTCATTATCAGTTGCCAAATTGCATGAATTTTTGTTCACTGTAGAGTTACTCCTGTTATTTTCCTGAATGTCAGCAAAGTTCATAGATAAATCTTTAGAATTGATCACTGGACTAGCTTGATTGCCAGATGCAGACTCATTGAACCTATCATTTGATGGCAGAAACCGTTTGTAAACATTACCGGTCACCATACGACAAGCTATTGGAGTAGCATTCAAGTCACATATCTTATTATCCAGCTCATGTTCTTTCAATCCTTCTGTTGGATGATCAACATTCAACGCAGCAGCTTCTTGAGTAGTTGTCTTTCGGCAATACAAAGACTGAAAAATGGATTGAAATCCTATAGTTCTGCACCCAGGATCTTTGTTTCTATTGCATGTGATAAGATCCTGATCAGGATTCTCATGTCCATGATTGCAATTTGCAAGGGTAGGAGAAAGAGAAGGTACCTCACCTTCACTTGATTTCGAGAAACCCTTCATCATGTTTGAGATCCAATTCATGAATGAGCTATCTTGTGTAATGATTGATGAAGAACTGGGACCTTCTTGGATTTGCCTTTTTACTCTTTTGCTTCCTACAATCAATTGTTGCTCAAAGTTCCATCCCCGTTTTCCTGTTGAAAATAGCCCAGTGCTGTTACAGCTTTCAACACTCTCATGGCTTCCATCCTCCTCATTCAACGTCATTTCATTTGCATCTCCATCAGATAAGGCCTTACACTTGCCTTTCTTATCCCTTTTGATTGTGCTGTTAGTGGGAGACTGTTTAACTACCAGAGTCTTGTCTGTAGGTGGTAACTCATCATCCAGCTGAGTGTTATTTTCAACTCTATCAGCAGATTCCAATGTTACAATCTTAGTTGTCAGACCATAAACATTTTCACCAAGTGGAATTTCTAAATCATTCTCAGCAGTTGACTCCAATTTTCCCAAAGGAAAAATTCCAGGAGGGCTCATGACAATTGTATTTTTGCATTCTTTTCCGAAAACTGAAGTTGATTCCGCGTGTCCTTTTCCTGCATTCTGCATTTTAGTATCGTGAGCTTCACATTCTTTCACGCCATGAATTTCAGAGGCCAAAACAATTTCCATTCCAAATGCATGATTTCCATCACCGACATTTGTAAAGCTGCCAGTAGGTTCCTTTTGATCATTTTGTGCCACTTCCAGCCCAGGCCCGTCTGTTTCAATTGACAAAAGAAGAAATCAATGCCATTTCAAGTCACGTGAGCGAAAATCAAAAGGTGAAGCTACATTATTTTCTGATACTAAGAATCTAAGACAAATATAAGAAGAACAAAAACAAATCTTAGCTTGCTTTACATCAGAGGCAAACTGCTTGAAAAAATAATACCAAAATCTAGCATAGCTATTGCATTAGTAGCAATTTAGGGACTCGAGAGAATTTTTTCTCTATTACTGAAAGTATAAAGCTCTCATTCAACTTAGTCCATTTTCAGAACAATATGAATAATTAATTTCCGAACAAGGAAGTGTTTTTACTACTCCAGCAACAAGAACTGTTCGGCCCATCTATAGTTACCATATGGATAGGTTTCCTACAATGCTACACAAAATTGCAAAGATAGCATAATGCAAATTTGTCTTCTCTTGTCCCATGTATTTCAGCCATTTGAAGATTGACTGAATCACACATATTTCACCTTTATTATTGCTTGGATCCTCCCTCTGTAGACAAGAAATGTCCACTGCATTTTTCATTTCCTCCGCCTGATCAACAGTCGCAGCCAAATGAGATGTGTTCAGCAATTCAAGACACAGATTTGGAATGTACAATATTAAAATTCATAGGTTCAAACTCAGTATGGCACTTCTAATGGTATTTCAAAACAACTCATCATTACCAGTCTTGAGTTCATGACCTGATCCACTTGGTGGCATGATACCTGTAGGAAATATAGCGGAGTCATCTCCTCCTGCCACTTCACTTCCCATATTACTTGCTGCCAGAGATGCCATAAAATTTTTTTTGTTGATAGTTTTGTCAGTATTTAAGAGAGGTATATCATAACTTGATCCACTTGCCATATTGGTAGGTCCTACACCCCATAAAAGAGAGGGCTTCTTGTTGGAGAAACTTCCATCAGCATACCTAAGACTCAAACCTTTCTGGGGAGACCAAACTAGCTCGGACAGGCGGTCGGTGGCCACAAATGTCATGTCTACCCTTGAAGCTGCATTTGCACCTGCACCAGGATCCTCATTGTTCAAAATTATCTGAACGCACTGATTGGAATAACCCAGAGCAAGGCTAAAATTATGTTTTTATCATCATTCATCTTTGTTGGATAAATTCCCCAGTAGGCAATCCTGAAATGCCAACGAGGTCCAGGTCAAAGTCAGACTTCTTCATGGTGCTAAACACGAAAACTCTTCTACACAAAACATTAGAATCAATATACATTAATATGGAAGGAAAGTTTCCAAGAACAGggc belongs to Hevea brasiliensis isolate MT/VB/25A 57/8 chromosome 4, ASM3005281v1, whole genome shotgun sequence and includes:
- the LOC110673214 gene encoding uncharacterized protein LOC110673214 isoform X4, with product MTPLYFLQAEEMKNAVDISCLQREDPSNNKDGPGLEVAQNDQKEPTGSFTNVGDGNHAFGMEIVLASEIHGVKECEAHDTKMQNAGKGHAESTSVFGKECKNTIVMSPPGIFPLGKLESTAENDLEIPLGENVYGLTTKIVTLESADRVENNTQLDDELPPTDKTLVVKQSPTNSTIKRDKKGKCKALSDGDANEMTLNEEDGSHESVESCNSTGLFSTGKRGWNFEQQLIVGSKRVKRQIQEGPSSSSIITQDSSFMNWISNMMKGFSKSSEGEVPSLSPTLANCNHGHENPDQDLITCNRNKDPGCRTIGFQSIFQSLYCRKTTTQEAAALNVDHPTEGLKEHELDNKICDLNATPIACRMVTGNVYKRFLPSNDRFNESASGNQASPVINSKDLSMNFADIQENNRSNSTVNKNSCNLATDNEKDGTGSNSSQGKHKTYSIEKIDSEPPFEGKIACKFGHKGDPLESLLIARFSPKKSGPLLNQDPSKRSTGEALDCSSDGRRQKPQMLNPLVSFDEHENEEPQHEGNSGTATDSSFGSSKIKGLHDEKSMYKLKPIIPAPRFKNSEAMASVFAGRLDALNHFAPSDEPAHAIMTCLFCGIKGHHLQECSGITDTELEDLLRNINSYNGVKELTCVCIRCFQLNHWAVACPGACSRVRNQAECDASLVNQCGPSKMEFNARNEDNTRIKDTTAGPLAVCDRNDSAMEKNLNLTWKLNEAVNSGKIKLNVKFVGKEIASSSREKKLKENLLAPLCESGKGQISEVPKGIFDAIRKLRLSRTDILKWTNSHMPLPHLDGFFLRLRLGKWKEGLGETGYYVACIIGAQMESSPHKSKKSIGVNLGGIKCLVESQYVSNHDFLEDELVAWWAATSRSGGKLPSKEDLRLKVEEKKMLGF